In one window of Gossypium arboreum isolate Shixiya-1 chromosome 4, ASM2569848v2, whole genome shotgun sequence DNA:
- the LOC108477480 gene encoding uncharacterized protein LOC108477480 gives MKVTEYAREFVRLSKYAWEYVSTEAIMCKRFEDGLNEDIRFLVGMLKLKEFVVLVKRVCEAEELAKEKQKANLVSRDLKKRQLSKSFQSSSKKSREFTTRSKTSAGYLSKNRKESGSGTRSKGAPRESAVRPEGKAPARTYSIRAREEALSPDVITGSTHSYICMKLVSGMNLFVEPTKFRVKVSNPLGKGHYFPANLMLLPFDKFDVILGMDWLTTHDVVEPDELNGMPAVISSVSAKRCIRKGYEAYLTFVLNTKESELKIESIPVVCEYSDVFLKEFIGLPPIKEVEFGIDLTLGPAPISITLYRTAPTELKELKVQLQELTDKDFARPSFSP, from the exons ATGAAAGTTACCGAGTATGcgcgtgagtttgtgaggcttagcaaataTGCTTGGGAATATGTATCTACCGAagccatcatgtgtaaaagatttgaggacgggttgaatgaagacatcagatTTTTGGTTGGCATGCTCaagttgaaagagtttgtagtCTTGGTCAAAAGAGTATGCGAGgccgaagaattggccaaagaaaAGCAAAAGGCTAATTTGGTGTCTCGAGACTTGAAGAAGAGGCAACTGAGCAAATCTTTTCAATCTTCATCTAAGAAGTCGAGAGAGTTTACTACTCGATCTAAGACCTCTGCTGGGTATTTGAGCAAGAATAGGA AGGAATCCGGTAGTGGAACGCGTAGTAAAGGTGCACCAAGAGAGTCTGCTGTGAGACCTGAGGGCAAGGCACCTGCGAGGACCTATtccattcgcgctcgcgaagaggccTTGTCTCCTGATGTAATTACGG GGTCTACCCATTCGTATATTTGCATGAAGTTGGTGTCTGGTATGAACTTGTTTGTTGAACCTACTAAATTCAGAGTAaaggtgtcaaacccgttaggcaa aggtcattatttccCAGCTAATCTTATGCTATTACCGTTCgataaatttgatgtaattcttggtatggattggttgaccactcATGATGTG GTTGAACCAGATGAATTAAATGGCATGCCTGCAGTGATTTCTTCCGTGTCTGCTAAGAGATGTATAAGAAAGGGGTACGAAGCTTATCTCACCTTTGTGCTGAACACTAAAGAGtctgagttaaagattgagtcGATACCGGTAGTATGTgaatattcagatgtgtttctGAAAGAATTTATTGGGTTACCTCCTATTaaggaagtagagtttggcattgatttGACTCTTGGTCCTGCGCCTATTTCTATTACCCTGTATAGGACAGCCccaactgaattaaaagagttgaaggttcAGTTACAGGAGTTAACTGATAAGGATTTTgcgagaccgagcttttcaccttag